In Myxococcus stipitatus, the following are encoded in one genomic region:
- a CDS encoding transposase, which produces MRRHELRDAQWHRIKPVLGFRSSPASRREDLDFINAVVWRVKIRVQWRDLPERFGIWKTVYNRFYSWARTGRWEVIFKELRLKVDEVGSLTESSVVWAHQDASGGKGATPLPRMPVLRVEADYVGRVPAHGHEGTFPREFWLTILPH; this is translated from the coding sequence ATACGCCGACATGAGCTGCGAGATGCCCAGTGGCACCGCATCAAGCCAGTCTTGGGCTTCAGGAGCAGCCCTGCATCAAGGAGAGAAGACCTCGACTTCATCAATGCGGTGGTGTGGCGCGTGAAGATCAGGGTGCAGTGGCGGGACCTGCCAGAGCGGTTCGGCATTTGGAAGACTGTCTACAATCGATTCTACAGTTGGGCGCGAACTGGGCGCTGGGAGGTCATTTTCAAGGAGCTTCGGCTCAAGGTCGATGAAGTCGGCTCGCTGACTGAATCATCGGTTGTCTGGGCACACCAGGATGCCTCGGGCGGAAAAGGGGCTACACCACTGCCGCGCATGCCAGTACTGCGGGTTGAGGCCGACTATGTTGGCCGTGTACCCGCACATGGCCATGAAGGTACGTTCCCGCGCGAGTTCTGGCTCACGATTTTACCTCACTAA
- a CDS encoding baseplate J/gp47 family protein, producing MEAFADVPLLPVPTDYTHRDFDALRARLIALVKSVFPDWNDFDVASFGNVLLEMYAFVGDVLGTYQDNLARESRLVSATQRRNVLALARMLGYRLHGAQAATAEVELRLAQPPAAPVTFPAGTIVRTQEVTEAVRFQLLAPTTIQAGAHPPRVVAVVEHSKTHTQLFDARGLAEFEAHLDFAPYLDGSARVSTAQGAFSEVDTFLNSRASDAHFLVSVDQGDKATVRFGTGTNGLPPAGTVAVTYKTGGGAAGNVDAGRLVVVEGSYRDAHGHAVQASVHNPAPASGGADRQSIASAKLLAPESLRALTRTVSREDFEINARRLPSVARALMLTSNEDTSIGENAGILYVVPQGGGVPTPALKAQVLRQVTEVYPCTLTFDVRVQEPVYRRVDIAARLFLRQGASARDVASRIRQALTAHFRISELDGTPNPRIDFGFNLKDAQGFPTGEVAWSDVFNIIRDVPGVRKLGDARMDLTLNGLPADVKLTVRELPVLGSVTLQDGDTGRLF from the coding sequence ATGGAGGCCTTCGCTGACGTGCCGCTTCTTCCAGTGCCTACCGACTACACCCACCGCGACTTCGACGCCCTGCGCGCGCGCCTCATCGCGCTCGTGAAGAGTGTCTTCCCTGACTGGAACGACTTCGACGTCGCCAGCTTCGGTAATGTCCTGCTGGAGATGTACGCCTTCGTCGGCGACGTCCTCGGCACGTACCAGGACAACCTCGCCCGCGAGTCCCGCCTCGTTTCAGCCACCCAGCGCCGCAACGTCCTCGCCCTAGCGCGCATGCTGGGCTACCGGCTTCACGGCGCGCAGGCGGCCACGGCCGAGGTGGAGCTGCGCCTGGCCCAGCCTCCCGCCGCGCCCGTCACCTTCCCCGCGGGCACCATCGTCCGAACCCAGGAGGTGACGGAGGCCGTCCGCTTCCAGTTGCTGGCCCCCACCACCATCCAGGCCGGCGCCCACCCGCCGCGCGTCGTCGCCGTGGTAGAGCACTCGAAGACGCACACCCAGCTCTTCGATGCTCGCGGCCTCGCCGAGTTCGAAGCGCACCTAGACTTCGCGCCCTACCTCGACGGCTCCGCCCGAGTGTCCACCGCCCAGGGCGCCTTCAGCGAGGTGGACACCTTCCTCAACTCGCGCGCCTCCGACGCCCATTTCCTCGTCAGCGTCGACCAAGGAGACAAGGCCACCGTCCGCTTCGGCACCGGCACCAACGGCCTGCCACCCGCTGGCACCGTGGCGGTGACGTATAAGACGGGCGGGGGTGCAGCGGGCAACGTGGACGCAGGTCGCCTCGTTGTCGTGGAGGGCAGCTACCGGGACGCCCACGGCCATGCGGTGCAGGCGTCCGTCCACAACCCCGCCCCGGCATCCGGCGGCGCGGACCGGCAGTCCATCGCCTCCGCGAAGTTGCTCGCCCCCGAGAGTCTCCGGGCCCTGACGCGCACCGTCTCCCGTGAGGACTTCGAAATCAATGCCCGGCGCCTGCCCAGCGTGGCGCGCGCCCTCATGCTGACATCCAACGAGGACACCAGCATCGGGGAGAACGCCGGCATCCTCTACGTGGTGCCCCAGGGCGGCGGAGTCCCCACGCCTGCGCTCAAGGCCCAGGTGTTGCGGCAGGTAACGGAAGTCTACCCCTGCACCCTCACCTTCGACGTGCGTGTCCAGGAGCCGGTGTACCGGCGCGTCGACATCGCCGCGCGCCTCTTCCTGCGCCAGGGCGCTTCGGCCCGGGACGTCGCCTCGCGCATCCGCCAGGCGCTCACCGCTCACTTCCGCATCAGCGAGCTGGACGGCACACCCAACCCGCGCATCGACTTCGGATTCAACCTCAAGGACGCCCAGGGCTTCCCCACGGGAGAGGTGGCCTGGTCGGACGTGTTCAACATCATCCGCGACGTGCCCGGAGTGAGGAAGCTGGGCGACGCGCGAATGGACCTGACACTCAACGGCCTGCCCGCGGATGTGAAGCTAACGGTGCGGGAGCTGCCGGTGCTGGGCAGCGTCACGCTCCAGGACGGGGACACCGGGAGGCTCTTCTGA